The genomic window ATATCTTCAGCATCATTCGACTTTTGCACGGGAGGAGCTGGTGGAATTGAAAGACCACGCCCCCAAGTCATAGTTGTTTCTAAAGGCTGAAAAACTTCACCATATCTACCCGTTCTGCCTGAATGAACAGATTGCGCAAGTCGAGCAATACCCTCATTATCTTCAGAACCATTTTGCAAAGTTTGCGCAACAGCATCCATAGCCTGCTTTGCTTGAGCTGCACGCTTTGCGCGTTTAGACATGAATCTGTAATTTTTAGGATCTTCAGAAGACGAGTTAAAACTAGTGTGATCAGAGCCTGAATCTGCCACAGTACGAACACCTGAATCGCCTTCAACTGCCTGCTGAGCTTTCGACTTTTGCTCAACATCTGCGTCTGGGAAGTAAAGCGCAGAATCATAAGAGCCTTCGCGTTCGTCTCGCACAATTTTTCCAGCATGAAGCTCCACAACTCGCTTGCGCATTGAGTTAACAATTTCTTCATTATGCGTAGCCATAACAATTGTAGTGCCCGTACGATTAATAGCGTCCAAAACTTCCATAATGCCAAGCGAAGTAGTTGGATCCAAATTACCAGTAGGCTCGTCAGCGAGAAGAATTTGCGGATGATTCACGTACGCGCGCGCAATTGCAACACGCTGAGCTTCACCACCCGAAAGCTCATGCGGATAATTATTTTCCTTACCAGTTAAGCCAACCGTTTCAAGCACACGCGGAACAAGCGACTTAATAGTAGAACGACTCGTGCCAATAACTTCTAGTGCAAAAGCCACGTTCTGATACACGGTTTTATTATTCAACAGTTTATAATCCTGGAAAATAA from Gardnerella vaginalis ATCC 14018 = JCM 11026 includes these protein-coding regions:
- the ftsE gene encoding cell division ATP-binding protein FtsE, producing the protein MSLISLEHVSKIYPKGTRPALDDISLDVNRGDFVFLVGASGSGKTTLLSLLLREEEATKGEIHVAGNDLRRLVNRQVPQYRRTLGFIFQDYKLLNNKTVYQNVAFALEVIGTSRSTIKSLVPRVLETVGLTGKENNYPHELSGGEAQRVAIARAYVNHPQILLADEPTGNLDPTTSLGIMEVLDAINRTGTTIVMATHNEEIVNSMRKRVVELHAGKIVRDEREGSYDSALYFPDADVEQKSKAQQAVEGDSGVRTVADSGSDHTSFNSSSEDPKNYRFMSKRAKRAAQAKQAMDAVAQTLQNGSEDNEGIARLAQSVHSGRTGRYGEVFQPLETTMTWGRGLSIPPAPPVQKSNDAEDMKNSDFADSSNSSDSGDSLDLSENQKDKNNTENIVENDIENSSENSGENVGNTSENPSETGDYIESKESNEKSKSEASKSENLKNEGDE